One Etheostoma cragini isolate CJK2018 chromosome 18, CSU_Ecrag_1.0, whole genome shotgun sequence DNA window includes the following coding sequences:
- the rnf217 gene encoding probable E3 ubiquitin-protein ligase RNF217 isoform X2, translated as MGRATSGMEDDRPIADACKMPSFISSLEEERVKLSRNLPEETSLTDSKVERAVRDLSRGVTRSNSRLSLDGGEGDSGDRSSEEEKDAKGNNNNNCNGGGGERRRRASAVEILRRNFGVSKSPSLCLNTNSRMQRGAEHEHREGNVNNHVYKGYGTERGECKNSERETGEAGTKNEATLNDLTTSVVQRVELLTVNVTGPRHYKHDSDSNTVVLDESLNTKEHVYCTVYCIANDRKGVLITDDETGTSDAPKMDSETEQEAGSSPEPSLYTLDDLVDPFRDMTHPLSMEQAGAGTTMQSCRVCLEEKTIAPLPCCRKAVCDECLKLYVSAQVRVAKSYISCPIPECSGFLEEGVVISHLANEDVAKYRYFLELSQLDSSTKPCPQCSQFSSLKGNNSNHSEHKYKIQCSNCHFVWCFKCHAPWHSGVKCREYRKGDKLLRSWASVIEHGQRNAQKCPQCKIHIQRTEGCDHMTCTQCNTNFCYRCGERYRHLRFFGDHTSNLSVFGCKFRYLPDKPHLRRLIRGSVCATKVLIAPVVILLVMVLGAFAVVIGLVVFPVYYVCKRRKKQRSQGSGRWI; from the exons GGAAGATGACAGACCGATAGCTGACGCCTGTAAAATGCCGAGTTTTATCAGCAGCttagaggaggagagggtgaaACTGTCCCGTAATCTGCCGGAAGAAACTTCCCTTACGGACAGCAAAGTTGAGCGTGCGGTCAGAGATTTGAGCCGTGGTGTCACCAGATCAAACTCGCGGTTATCCCTGGACGGGGGTGAGGGGGACTCGGGGGACAGGAGCAGCGAGGAGGAGAAGGATGCAAagggcaacaacaacaacaactgcaacggcggaggaggagagaggaggaggagggcgagCGCTGTCGAGATTTTGAGAAGGAATTTCGGGGTTTCAAAATCTCCCTCTTTGTGTCTAAATACGAACAGCCGGATGCAGCGCGGCGCGGAGCATGAACATCGCGAAGGAAACGTTAATAACCACGTTTATAAAGGTTATGGAACTGAACGCGGCGAGTGTAAAAACTCGGAGCGTGAAACGGGCGAAGCGGGGACTAAAAACGAGGCAACTTTGAACGACTTAACGACTTCGGTTGTACAAAGAGTTGAATTGCTAACCGTTAACGTTACTGGGCCGCGCCATTATAAACATGACAGTGACAGCAACACAGTCGTTTTAGATGAGTCTTTGAACACTAAAGAACACGTCTACTGCACTGTGTATTGCATCGCTAACGACAGAAAAGGCGTTTTAATCACAGACGATGAAACGGGCACATCTGACGCACCAAAAATGGACTCGGAGACAGAACAGGAAGCAGGCTCGAGTCCCGAACCGTCTCTGTACACATTGGACGACTTGGTGGATCCATTCAGGGACATGACCCACCCGTTGTCCATGGAGCAGGCCGGTGCAGGGACTACGATGCAGAGTTGCCGGGTGTGCCTGGAAGAGAAAACCATCGCACCCCTGCCCTGCTGCAGGAAGGCCGTGTGCGATGAGTGTCTGAAACTCTACGTCAGCGCTCAG GTGCGAGTAGCCAAATCTTACATCAGCTGTCCAATCCCAGAGTGCAGTGGCTTCCTGGAGGAGGGAGTGGTGATTTCCCATTTAGCCAATGAAGACGTAGCAAAATACCGTTACTTTTTGGAGCTGAGTCAGCTAGACTCGAGCACCAAACCCTGCCCCCAGTGCAGTCAGTTCAGCTCTCTGAAGGGGAACAACTCCAACCACTCCGAGCACAAGTACAAG ATCCAGTGTAGCAATTGTCATTTTGTATGGTGTTTTAAATGCCACGCACCATGGCACAGTGGGGTCAAATGTCGTGAATACAGGAAAGGAGACAAGCTGCTTCGAAGCTGGGCTAGTGTCATAGAGCACGGGCAAAGAAACGCCCAGAAATGTCCACAGTGTAAG ATCCATATTCAGCGTACAGAGGGATGTGACCATATGACATGTACGCAGTGTAACACTAACTTCTGTTACCGCTGTGGAGAGCGCTACCGACACCTAAG GTTTTTCGGGGACCATACATCCAACCTCAGCGTGTTTGGATGCAAGTTTCGCTATCTACCTGATAAACCTCATCTGAGACGGCTAATTAGAGGGTCTGTCtgtg CCACTAAGGTGCTGATAGCTCCAGTGGTCATTTTGTTGGTCATGGTGCTCGGAGCTTTCGCAGTGGTGATAG GTCTGGTAGTTTTCCCGGTCTACTATGTGTGtaagaggaggaagaagcagCGCTCACAGGGCTCTGGACGGTGGATATGA
- the rnf217 gene encoding probable E3 ubiquitin-protein ligase RNF217 isoform X1, with protein sequence MGRATSGMEDDRPIADACKMPSFISSLEEERVKLSRNLPEETSLTDSKVERAVRDLSRGVTRSNSRLSLDGGEGDSGDRSSEEEKDAKGNNNNNCNGGGGERRRRASAVEILRRNFGVSKSPSLCLNTNSRMQRGAEHEHREGNVNNHVYKGYGTERGECKNSERETGEAGTKNEATLNDLTTSVVQRVELLTVNVTGPRHYKHDSDSNTVVLDESLNTKEHVYCTVYCIANDRKGVLITDDETGTSDAPKMDSETEQEAGSSPEPSLYTLDDLVDPFRDMTHPLSMEQAGAGTTMQSCRVCLEEKTIAPLPCCRKAVCDECLKLYVSAQVRVAKSYISCPIPECSGFLEEGVVISHLANEDVAKYRYFLELSQLDSSTKPCPQCSQFSSLKGNNSNHSEHKYKIQCSNCHFVWCFKCHAPWHSGVKCREYRKGDKLLRSWASVIEHGQRNAQKCPQCKIHIQRTEGCDHMTCTQCNTNFCYRCGERYRHLRFFGDHTSNLSVFGCKFRYLPDKPHLRRLIRGSVCATKVLIAPVVILLVMVLGAFAVVIGNTITPMNTHTHKRIRVRLQRARQTKNS encoded by the exons GGAAGATGACAGACCGATAGCTGACGCCTGTAAAATGCCGAGTTTTATCAGCAGCttagaggaggagagggtgaaACTGTCCCGTAATCTGCCGGAAGAAACTTCCCTTACGGACAGCAAAGTTGAGCGTGCGGTCAGAGATTTGAGCCGTGGTGTCACCAGATCAAACTCGCGGTTATCCCTGGACGGGGGTGAGGGGGACTCGGGGGACAGGAGCAGCGAGGAGGAGAAGGATGCAAagggcaacaacaacaacaactgcaacggcggaggaggagagaggaggaggagggcgagCGCTGTCGAGATTTTGAGAAGGAATTTCGGGGTTTCAAAATCTCCCTCTTTGTGTCTAAATACGAACAGCCGGATGCAGCGCGGCGCGGAGCATGAACATCGCGAAGGAAACGTTAATAACCACGTTTATAAAGGTTATGGAACTGAACGCGGCGAGTGTAAAAACTCGGAGCGTGAAACGGGCGAAGCGGGGACTAAAAACGAGGCAACTTTGAACGACTTAACGACTTCGGTTGTACAAAGAGTTGAATTGCTAACCGTTAACGTTACTGGGCCGCGCCATTATAAACATGACAGTGACAGCAACACAGTCGTTTTAGATGAGTCTTTGAACACTAAAGAACACGTCTACTGCACTGTGTATTGCATCGCTAACGACAGAAAAGGCGTTTTAATCACAGACGATGAAACGGGCACATCTGACGCACCAAAAATGGACTCGGAGACAGAACAGGAAGCAGGCTCGAGTCCCGAACCGTCTCTGTACACATTGGACGACTTGGTGGATCCATTCAGGGACATGACCCACCCGTTGTCCATGGAGCAGGCCGGTGCAGGGACTACGATGCAGAGTTGCCGGGTGTGCCTGGAAGAGAAAACCATCGCACCCCTGCCCTGCTGCAGGAAGGCCGTGTGCGATGAGTGTCTGAAACTCTACGTCAGCGCTCAG GTGCGAGTAGCCAAATCTTACATCAGCTGTCCAATCCCAGAGTGCAGTGGCTTCCTGGAGGAGGGAGTGGTGATTTCCCATTTAGCCAATGAAGACGTAGCAAAATACCGTTACTTTTTGGAGCTGAGTCAGCTAGACTCGAGCACCAAACCCTGCCCCCAGTGCAGTCAGTTCAGCTCTCTGAAGGGGAACAACTCCAACCACTCCGAGCACAAGTACAAG ATCCAGTGTAGCAATTGTCATTTTGTATGGTGTTTTAAATGCCACGCACCATGGCACAGTGGGGTCAAATGTCGTGAATACAGGAAAGGAGACAAGCTGCTTCGAAGCTGGGCTAGTGTCATAGAGCACGGGCAAAGAAACGCCCAGAAATGTCCACAGTGTAAG ATCCATATTCAGCGTACAGAGGGATGTGACCATATGACATGTACGCAGTGTAACACTAACTTCTGTTACCGCTGTGGAGAGCGCTACCGACACCTAAG GTTTTTCGGGGACCATACATCCAACCTCAGCGTGTTTGGATGCAAGTTTCGCTATCTACCTGATAAACCTCATCTGAGACGGCTAATTAGAGGGTCTGTCtgtg CCACTAAGGTGCTGATAGCTCCAGTGGTCATTTTGTTGGTCATGGTGCTCGGAGCTTTCGCAGTGGTGATAGGTAACACAATTACacccatgaacacacacacgcacaaaagaATCAGGGTGAGGCTCCAGCGAGCGCGGCAAACCAAAAACAGCTAA